A single region of the Kineosporiaceae bacterium SCSIO 59966 genome encodes:
- the merA gene encoding mercury(II) reductase, which produces MTATDKGRSYDLAVIGSGGAAFAAAIRATTLGKRVVMIERGTIGGTCVNTGCVPSKALLAAAEARHVTLDAARFPGLPLPDAPPVDMPAMVAGKDKLVGSLRSEKYAALAAEYGWALHPGEATFVGTPTEPALRVTGPDGTAETVRAAHHLIATGSTPWAPPVPGLQEAGYLTSTTAMELDHVPESLLVIGGGYVAMEQAQLFSRLGAQVTMLVRSRLASHEEPEAATALEEILADEGIEIIRGAVPTAVRRDPATGEVTVTATTADGSHELRAAELLVATGRRPVTGTLGLDTIGVRAGKRGEVIIDSHLRTTNPRIWAAGDVTAHPQFVYVAAAHGALVADNALTGAGREVDYRHLPRVVFTSPALASVGMTDQQARTAGIRCDSRVLPLAHVPRAIVNRDTRGLIKIVTDADTGRIIGITALAQDAGDLAAAGVYILEAGMTTDQVANLWSPYLTMAEGLKLTAQTFTTDITKLSCCAA; this is translated from the coding sequence ATGACGGCAACGGACAAGGGCAGGTCGTATGACCTGGCAGTGATCGGGTCCGGTGGGGCGGCGTTCGCGGCCGCGATCCGCGCCACCACCCTGGGCAAGCGGGTGGTGATGATCGAGCGCGGCACCATCGGCGGTACCTGCGTGAACACCGGGTGTGTGCCCTCCAAAGCCCTGCTCGCGGCCGCCGAGGCCCGCCACGTCACACTCGACGCCGCCCGGTTCCCCGGTCTGCCACTCCCCGACGCCCCACCGGTCGACATGCCCGCCATGGTCGCCGGCAAGGACAAGCTCGTCGGATCGCTGCGCAGCGAGAAGTACGCGGCCCTGGCCGCCGAGTACGGGTGGGCCCTCCACCCCGGCGAGGCCACCTTCGTCGGCACACCGACTGAGCCGGCACTCCGCGTGACCGGCCCGGACGGCACGGCGGAAACCGTCCGGGCCGCGCACCACCTCATCGCTACCGGCTCCACGCCCTGGGCGCCGCCGGTCCCCGGCCTGCAGGAGGCCGGTTATCTGACCTCGACGACCGCGATGGAGCTGGACCACGTCCCGGAGTCGCTGCTGGTCATCGGCGGCGGCTACGTCGCCATGGAGCAGGCCCAGCTCTTCTCCCGCCTCGGTGCCCAGGTCACCATGCTCGTCCGCTCACGGCTGGCCTCCCACGAGGAACCCGAGGCCGCCACCGCCCTGGAAGAAATCCTCGCCGACGAAGGCATCGAGATCATCCGCGGCGCGGTGCCCACCGCGGTGCGCCGCGACCCGGCCACCGGCGAGGTCACGGTCACCGCCACCACCGCCGACGGCTCACACGAGCTCCGCGCGGCCGAGCTCCTCGTTGCCACCGGCCGCCGCCCGGTCACCGGCACGCTCGGCCTCGACACCATCGGCGTGCGCGCCGGCAAGCGCGGCGAGGTCATCATCGACAGCCACCTGCGCACCACGAACCCGCGGATCTGGGCCGCGGGTGACGTCACCGCCCACCCGCAGTTCGTGTACGTCGCCGCGGCCCACGGCGCCCTGGTCGCCGACAACGCCCTCACCGGAGCCGGCCGGGAGGTCGACTACCGCCACCTGCCCCGGGTCGTGTTCACCAGCCCCGCCCTGGCCTCCGTCGGAATGACCGATCAGCAGGCCCGCACTGCCGGGATCCGCTGCGACAGCCGCGTCCTGCCCCTGGCGCACGTCCCGCGCGCCATCGTCAACCGTGACACCCGCGGGCTCATCAAGATCGTCACCGACGCCGACACCGGCCGCATCATCGGCATCACCGCCCTCGCCCAGGACGCCGGTGACCTCGCCGCCGCCGGCGTCTACATCCTCGAGGCCGGCATGACCACCGACCAGGTCGCCAACCTCTGGAGCCCCTACCTGACCATGGCCGAAGGCCTCAAACTCACCGCCCAAACCTTCACCACCGACATCACCAAACTCTCCTGCTGCGCAGCATGA
- a CDS encoding heavy metal-responsive transcriptional regulator — MRIGEVAQASGTTAKTLRYYEDVGLLPDPDRSPAGYRDYGPEVLDRLHFIRRGQAAGLTLAQIGQVLAIRDRGQAPCQHVTDLLDTRLAVIDRQLAELAQLRTTIAILREHATTGDPATCSPEDVCRYL; from the coding sequence ATGCGGATCGGTGAGGTGGCTCAGGCGTCGGGCACGACAGCTAAGACCCTGCGGTACTACGAGGACGTCGGACTCCTCCCCGACCCCGACCGCAGCCCGGCGGGGTACCGGGACTACGGCCCCGAGGTGCTCGACCGGCTGCACTTCATCCGCCGGGGCCAAGCCGCCGGGCTGACCCTGGCCCAGATCGGCCAGGTGCTGGCCATCCGAGACCGGGGCCAGGCCCCCTGCCAGCACGTCACCGACCTGCTCGACACCCGCCTCGCGGTCATCGACCGGCAGCTCGCCGAGCTCGCGCAGCTACGCACCACGATCGCCATCCTGCGCGAGCACGCCACCACCGGCGACCCGGCCACATGCTCCCCCGAGGACGTCTGCCGCTACCTGTGA
- a CDS encoding IS1380 family transposase has protein sequence MIRPVFDDPNLVSSAGLVPALRLAETAGLYGLLEEVTVPSPNAAVKAACVVGGMLAGADCIDDMDLLRHGGMMKVFGGVRAPSTLGTFLRSFTHGHVQQLDKVNANLVAGLAVRVPGLLAGADAGGIATVDVDDTVREVHGYAKQGAAFGYTKQRGLNIQLATVSTPLAAPVIAGARLRSGNTASAKGAGRLLAQAITTARAAGVAGRILARADSAYYGWAFVGTAIRHQAWFSVTARMTKTVTAAIASIPADAWQPISYPDAIYDEAEQRWVSHAEVAEIPFTAFTSRRRGEHVTCRLIVRRVKRLQPFACDGTEQGELFATYRHHAFITNSTFSTIEADERHRDHAIVEQVIAELKDNALAHLPSGRYAANAAWVALAVIAFNLARATAVAADMAKARWASLRKKIIDVPARIASTARRLDLHMPADWPWAPGWESLWTAATGPPTLATT, from the coding sequence ATGATCCGGCCGGTCTTCGATGACCCGAACCTGGTGTCGTCGGCGGGCCTGGTCCCTGCGTTGCGGCTGGCCGAGACCGCCGGCCTGTACGGCCTGCTGGAGGAGGTGACGGTGCCTTCGCCGAACGCGGCGGTGAAGGCGGCGTGTGTGGTCGGCGGGATGCTGGCCGGTGCGGACTGCATCGATGACATGGACCTGCTGCGGCACGGTGGGATGATGAAGGTGTTCGGTGGGGTCCGCGCACCGTCCACGCTGGGCACGTTCCTGCGGTCGTTCACCCACGGGCACGTCCAGCAGCTCGACAAGGTCAACGCCAACCTGGTGGCGGGCCTGGCGGTGCGGGTCCCGGGCCTGCTGGCCGGCGCGGACGCCGGCGGGATCGCCACGGTCGATGTCGATGACACGGTGCGGGAGGTCCACGGCTACGCCAAGCAGGGCGCCGCGTTCGGGTACACCAAGCAGCGTGGCCTGAACATCCAGCTCGCCACGGTCTCGACCCCGCTGGCCGCGCCGGTGATCGCCGGCGCGAGGCTCCGGTCGGGGAACACCGCCTCGGCCAAGGGCGCGGGGCGGCTGCTGGCCCAGGCCATCACCACCGCCCGCGCCGCTGGCGTGGCGGGCCGGATCCTGGCCCGGGCGGACTCGGCCTACTACGGGTGGGCGTTCGTCGGCACCGCGATCAGGCACCAGGCGTGGTTCTCGGTCACCGCCCGGATGACCAAGACCGTCACCGCAGCGATCGCCAGCATCCCCGCCGACGCGTGGCAGCCGATCTCCTACCCGGACGCGATCTACGACGAGGCCGAGCAGCGGTGGGTCTCCCACGCCGAGGTCGCCGAGATCCCGTTCACCGCGTTCACCTCCCGCCGCAGGGGCGAGCACGTCACCTGCCGGCTCATCGTCCGCCGCGTGAAACGCCTCCAGCCGTTCGCCTGCGATGGGACCGAGCAGGGTGAGCTGTTCGCCACCTACCGCCACCACGCCTTCATCACCAACAGCACGTTCTCGACCATCGAGGCCGACGAACGTCACCGCGACCACGCGATCGTCGAGCAGGTCATCGCCGAGCTCAAAGACAACGCGCTGGCCCACCTGCCCAGCGGGCGATACGCGGCGAACGCCGCCTGGGTCGCCCTGGCGGTGATCGCGTTCAACCTGGCCCGTGCGACCGCCGTCGCAGCAGACATGGCCAAGGCCAGATGGGCCAGCCTGCGCAAGAAGATCATCGACGTCCCCGCCCGGATCGCCTCGACCGCCCGCAGGCTCGACCTCCACATGCCCGCCGACTGGCCCTGGGCACCCGGATGGGAGTCGCTGTGGACGGCCGCGACCGGCCCACCCACCCTGGCAACGACCTGA
- a CDS encoding recombinase family protein — translation MSIATVSTVGHLLGYARVSTTDQDAALQVDALTAAGCYRVFVDTISGSLDHRPELTKLMDQLRPGDTLVVWRLDRLGRSIRHLIDQLQILSEEGVGFRSLQETIDTTSSGGRLVFHVFAALAEFERDLIRERTNAGLAAARARGRKGGRPPALSPDQVKAARRMYEQNEMTVAKIGAVLGVSRATIYRALNRQSVPVVEPRQSRSAV, via the coding sequence ATGAGTATCGCTACAGTCAGTACCGTGGGGCATCTGCTGGGTTATGCGCGTGTGTCGACGACTGATCAGGACGCTGCGCTGCAGGTCGATGCGCTGACTGCCGCGGGGTGTTACCGGGTCTTCGTCGACACGATCTCTGGCTCCCTGGATCACCGTCCCGAGCTGACGAAGCTGATGGACCAGTTGCGCCCGGGGGACACGCTGGTGGTGTGGCGGCTGGACCGGTTGGGTCGCTCGATCCGGCATCTTATCGACCAGCTGCAGATCTTGTCCGAGGAGGGCGTGGGGTTCCGCTCCTTGCAGGAGACGATCGACACGACCTCCTCGGGCGGGCGGCTGGTGTTCCACGTCTTCGCCGCGCTGGCCGAGTTCGAACGTGACCTGATCCGTGAGCGCACCAACGCAGGACTGGCCGCCGCCCGGGCCCGTGGCCGCAAAGGCGGGCGACCGCCCGCACTGTCGCCGGACCAGGTCAAGGCGGCCCGTCGGATGTATGAGCAGAATGAGATGACGGTGGCGAAGATCGGTGCGGTCCTGGGCGTCAGCCGCGCCACCATCTACCGCGCGCTCAACCGCCAAAGTGTCCCAGTGGTCGAACCACGACAGTCGAGAAGCGCCGTGTAG
- a CDS encoding IS3 family transposase (programmed frameshift): MAKYRKFTPEYREEAVKQVVESSRPIAEVARDLGINAGTLGNWVAKYREQHPVSEELSVPERARLRELEREARELRLEVAFPKKSRGLLREGGAVSERYAFIAAEQDYYASQARAGAPVEQLPLTRMCTVLEVSRSGYYDWCKALPSARALRRAKVTEHVHAAFAAGRGTYGARRVHAVLSRSEDPEVASAGLDLVRDIMRTENLVACQPRAYRRTTVRDGQDHGRVADHLRRDFTAKAPGCKLVGDISFVRTWEGWLYLATVIDCYSKAVVGWSMAEHMRTDLICDALDMAATNVTFSEGAVFHSDRGSQYTSEQFAKHLDRHGLTPSMGRTGVCWDNALAESFFGAAKNELVYRTVFPTRKRARAAIAEYIEVFYNRRRLHSGLGYKTPSEVVDEYKQNHSAAA; encoded by the exons ATGGCAAAGTACAGGAAGTTCACGCCTGAGTACCGCGAGGAGGCGGTGAAGCAGGTGGTGGAGTCGAGCAGGCCGATTGCGGAAGTCGCCCGGGATCTTGGTATCAATGCGGGGACGTTGGGTAACTGGGTCGCGAAGTACCGTGAACAGCATCCTGTGAGTGAGGAGTTGTCGGTGCCGGAGCGGGCGCGGCTACGCGAGCTGGAGAGGGAGGCCCGTGAGTTGCGGCTGGAAGTGGCCTTCC CTAAAAAAAGCCGCGGCCTACTTCGCGAGGGAGGAGCAGTGAGCGAGCGTTACGCGTTCATTGCCGCGGAGCAGGACTACTACGCCTCCCAGGCTCGTGCCGGCGCACCGGTGGAGCAGCTGCCGCTGACCCGGATGTGCACCGTGTTGGAGGTGTCCCGCTCGGGCTACTACGACTGGTGCAAGGCCCTGCCCTCGGCGCGGGCGCTGCGCCGGGCCAAGGTCACCGAGCACGTGCACGCCGCGTTCGCTGCCGGCCGCGGCACGTACGGAGCGCGGCGGGTGCACGCGGTGCTGTCCCGCAGCGAGGACCCCGAGGTCGCCAGCGCCGGGCTGGACCTGGTCAGGGACATCATGCGCACCGAGAACCTGGTGGCCTGCCAGCCGCGGGCCTACCGGAGGACCACGGTGCGCGACGGCCAGGACCACGGCAGGGTCGCCGACCACCTGCGGCGGGACTTCACCGCCAAGGCGCCGGGGTGCAAGCTCGTCGGCGACATCAGCTTCGTGCGCACCTGGGAGGGCTGGCTATACCTGGCGACCGTGATCGACTGCTACTCCAAGGCCGTCGTCGGGTGGTCGATGGCCGAGCACATGCGCACCGACCTCATCTGTGACGCCCTGGATATGGCCGCCACAAACGTGACGTTCTCCGAGGGCGCGGTCTTTCACTCCGACCGGGGAAGCCAGTATACGAGCGAGCAGTTCGCGAAGCACTTGGATAGGCACGGCCTGACGCCGTCGATGGGCAGGACCGGGGTGTGCTGGGACAATGCCCTGGCGGAAAGCTTCTTCGGCGCCGCGAAGAACGAGCTGGTGTACCGCACTGTGTTCCCGACCCGGAAAAGGGCCCGCGCAGCTATTGCCGAGTACATCGAAGTGTTCTACAATCGTCGACGTCTTCACTCGGGTCTGGGCTACAAGACTCCGTCCGAGGTCGTCGACGAGTACAAGCAAAACCACTCAGCCGCCGCATGA
- a CDS encoding AAA family ATPase — translation MSQRFIVTKEHRRFTEFADAVRRGHTIGLCFGPAGVGKTLSARRYARWDKVHDLLTYWGPRSDSDAQVYAALAKSRTVLYTPSVLTTPRALKDELDQVITRTNICIEQHLAPAGQVTPETRGWRHSRNYVELVIVDESERLRPTAMELLRDRYDRENLALILIGMPGLEKQFSHYPQFYSRVGFAHQYRPLGKEELLFVLQRHWRALGKILDPEDFTDAQAIAAIARITRGNFRLLERLSPQIERVLKINELDTITNDVIEAAASTLVIGVS, via the coding sequence GTGAGTCAGCGCTTCATCGTGACCAAAGAACACCGCCGCTTCACCGAGTTCGCCGACGCCGTGCGGCGCGGGCACACCATCGGCCTGTGCTTTGGCCCAGCCGGCGTGGGCAAGACGCTCTCCGCGCGCCGCTACGCCCGCTGGGACAAGGTCCACGACCTGCTGACCTACTGGGGACCGCGCTCCGACAGTGACGCGCAGGTCTACGCTGCGCTGGCCAAGAGCCGCACCGTGCTCTACACCCCCAGCGTGCTGACCACGCCACGAGCCTTGAAGGACGAACTCGACCAGGTCATCACCCGCACCAACATCTGCATCGAGCAGCACCTCGCGCCGGCCGGGCAGGTCACGCCAGAGACGCGCGGATGGCGCCACAGCAGGAACTACGTGGAGCTGGTCATCGTCGATGAGTCCGAACGCCTCCGCCCCACCGCAATGGAACTGCTGCGCGATCGCTACGACCGAGAAAACCTTGCCCTCATCCTGATCGGCATGCCCGGTCTGGAGAAGCAGTTCAGCCACTATCCCCAGTTCTACAGCCGCGTCGGCTTCGCCCACCAGTACCGGCCCCTGGGCAAGGAGGAACTGCTCTTCGTCCTGCAACGGCATTGGCGCGCCCTCGGTAAGATCCTCGACCCAGAGGACTTCACCGACGCCCAAGCCATCGCCGCCATCGCCCGGATCACCCGAGGTAACTTCCGGCTTCTGGAACGACTCTCCCCCCAGATCGAGCGCGTCCTGAAGATCAACGAACTCGACACCATCACCAACGACGTCATCGAAGCCGCCGCCAGCACTCTCGTCATCGGCGTCAGTTGA
- a CDS encoding DUF1116 domain-containing protein translates to MTTPSPLAPSPLAPSVEALLAGPQRVVTTGVDLFADALEAQAVTADRVDWRPPIADADALRAVLTDPRVEEANRTAIERVLASGAVLTDVLPADQALPLPRGTFFHAGPPLTWDTASGPMRGALIGAMLFEGLADSPEDAQAQLSAGRLADGTDVVLDPCHHHAAVGPMAGVISPGMWVFELTDPASGRTAYCSLNEGLGKVLRYGAYGEEVTERLRWMSGVLGPLLQQAVRRRAASDAGPLDVRAIIAQMLQMGDEGHNRNRAGTMMLVRELVPELLELGADPGDVADVVRFCNGNDHFFLNLVMPACKLALDAGRDVPGSTLVVAMARNGTEFGIQVSGTGDQWFTGPAEVPDGLFLGDYTEEDANPDIGDSAITETAGIGGFAMAAAPAITAFVGGDADFALATTRRMYDITLAEHPAFQVPILGFRGTPVGIDVTAVARTGILPQINTGIAGKVPGTGQVGAGLVNPPAQCFTAAVACGLRR, encoded by the coding sequence ATGACCACGCCGTCCCCCCTCGCCCCGTCCCCCCTCGCCCCCTCCGTCGAGGCACTGCTCGCCGGCCCGCAACGGGTCGTCACCACCGGCGTCGACCTGTTCGCCGACGCCCTGGAGGCGCAGGCCGTCACCGCCGACCGGGTCGACTGGCGGCCGCCGATCGCGGACGCCGACGCCCTGCGCGCCGTCCTGACCGACCCCCGGGTCGAGGAGGCGAACCGGACGGCGATCGAGCGCGTGCTGGCCTCCGGCGCGGTACTCACCGACGTGCTGCCCGCCGACCAGGCGCTGCCGCTGCCGCGCGGCACGTTCTTCCACGCCGGCCCCCCGCTGACGTGGGACACCGCCAGCGGTCCGATGCGCGGCGCCCTCATCGGCGCGATGCTCTTCGAGGGCCTCGCCGACAGCCCCGAGGACGCGCAGGCCCAGCTGTCCGCCGGCCGGCTCGCCGACGGCACCGACGTCGTCCTGGACCCCTGCCACCACCACGCCGCGGTCGGCCCGATGGCCGGCGTCATCAGTCCGGGCATGTGGGTGTTCGAGCTGACCGACCCCGCCAGCGGGCGCACCGCCTACTGCTCCCTCAACGAGGGCCTCGGCAAGGTGCTGCGCTACGGCGCCTACGGCGAGGAGGTCACCGAGCGGCTGCGGTGGATGTCCGGCGTGCTCGGGCCGTTGCTGCAGCAGGCCGTCCGGCGGCGGGCCGCCTCGGACGCCGGGCCGCTCGACGTCCGGGCGATCATCGCCCAGATGCTGCAGATGGGCGACGAGGGCCACAACCGCAACCGGGCCGGCACGATGATGCTGGTCCGCGAGCTGGTCCCCGAGCTCCTCGAGCTCGGCGCCGACCCCGGCGACGTCGCGGACGTCGTCCGGTTCTGCAACGGCAACGACCACTTCTTCCTCAACCTCGTCATGCCCGCCTGCAAGCTGGCCCTGGACGCCGGCCGGGATGTGCCCGGCTCGACGCTGGTCGTGGCGATGGCCCGCAACGGCACGGAGTTCGGCATCCAGGTCTCCGGCACCGGCGACCAGTGGTTCACCGGCCCGGCGGAGGTGCCCGACGGGCTGTTCCTCGGCGACTACACCGAGGAGGACGCCAACCCCGACATCGGCGACTCGGCGATCACCGAGACCGCGGGCATCGGCGGGTTCGCGATGGCCGCCGCCCCGGCGATCACCGCGTTCGTGGGCGGCGACGCGGACTTCGCCCTCGCCACCACCCGGCGGATGTACGACATCACCCTCGCCGAGCACCCCGCCTTCCAGGTGCCGATCCTCGGCTTCCGCGGCACCCCGGTCGGGATCGACGTGACCGCGGTGGCGCGGACCGGCATCCTGCCGCAGATCAACACCGGCATCGCCGGCAAGGTGCCCGGTACCGGGCAGGTCGGCGCGGGGCTGGTGAACCCGCCGGCACAGTGCTTCACGGCGGCGGTGGCCTGTGGCTTGCGCCGTTAA
- a CDS encoding FdrA family protein, whose protein sequence is MKQHVEVRKGQYHDSVTLLSVSRTVAAVEGIAAAQVAMATELNLDVLTGMGFEVPPSAPEDLVVAVRVADDAEDPDAAVQAALAVLADALSTKEAGPTGAAAEPARTTGIALARQPAPVAVVSVPGRHATVEALDAVRAGSSVMVFSDNVPVADEVLLKREAARRGVLVMGPDCGTAVVGGVGLGFANVVRPGPVSLVAASGTGAQHLMALLDAAGIGVRHCLGLGGRDLGAEVGGLGAEQALRVLAADEATEMVVLVSKPADPQVVGRLEDVAADLGLRVEWATLGADQPHLTAAAERVCAALGRQVPTWPTWGDVDRATADRAEGLVRGLFAGGTLCDEAMAVAGRRLGPIASNIPLAGWPALAVDGPSALAAALRGAGHAMVDLGDDALTQGRAHPMIDPSLRLEALRETAADERVRVVLLDVVLGHGAHADPAAEHAPVIRDVLSSARAAGHALDVVVSLTGTAGDPQGRDAQAEALAAAGAAVLLSNAAATELAVDLASGAQR, encoded by the coding sequence ATGAAGCAGCACGTCGAGGTCCGCAAGGGCCAGTACCACGACTCGGTGACCCTGCTGTCGGTCAGCCGGACCGTGGCCGCCGTCGAGGGCATCGCCGCCGCCCAGGTGGCGATGGCCACCGAGCTCAACCTCGACGTGCTCACCGGGATGGGCTTCGAGGTCCCGCCGAGCGCCCCGGAGGACCTCGTCGTCGCCGTCCGGGTCGCCGACGACGCCGAGGACCCGGACGCCGCCGTGCAGGCCGCGCTCGCCGTCCTCGCCGACGCCCTGTCGACCAAGGAGGCCGGCCCCACCGGCGCTGCGGCCGAACCTGCCCGTACGACCGGGATCGCCCTGGCCCGGCAGCCGGCACCCGTCGCCGTGGTCTCCGTCCCCGGCCGGCACGCGACCGTCGAGGCGCTCGACGCCGTGCGCGCCGGCTCGTCGGTCATGGTGTTCAGCGACAACGTCCCGGTCGCCGACGAGGTGCTGCTCAAGCGGGAGGCCGCGCGGCGCGGCGTGCTCGTCATGGGCCCCGACTGCGGCACGGCCGTCGTCGGCGGGGTCGGCCTCGGGTTCGCCAACGTCGTACGCCCCGGCCCGGTGTCCCTCGTCGCCGCCAGCGGCACCGGTGCCCAGCACCTGATGGCGCTGCTGGACGCCGCCGGGATCGGCGTCCGGCACTGTCTGGGGCTGGGCGGGCGCGACCTCGGCGCCGAGGTCGGTGGGCTCGGCGCCGAGCAGGCCCTGCGGGTGCTCGCCGCCGACGAGGCCACCGAGATGGTCGTCCTGGTCTCCAAACCGGCCGACCCGCAGGTCGTCGGCCGCCTCGAGGACGTCGCCGCCGACCTCGGTCTGCGCGTCGAGTGGGCCACCCTGGGCGCCGACCAGCCCCATCTCACCGCGGCCGCCGAACGGGTCTGCGCGGCTCTTGGCCGTCAGGTGCCGACGTGGCCGACGTGGGGCGACGTCGACCGCGCCACGGCCGACCGCGCCGAGGGCCTGGTGCGTGGCCTGTTCGCCGGCGGGACGCTGTGCGACGAGGCGATGGCCGTCGCCGGCCGCCGGCTCGGACCGATCGCCTCGAACATCCCGCTGGCGGGGTGGCCGGCGCTCGCGGTGGACGGCCCCTCCGCGCTGGCGGCCGCCCTGCGCGGGGCCGGGCACGCCATGGTCGACCTCGGCGACGACGCCCTCACCCAGGGGCGGGCGCACCCGATGATCGACCCGTCGCTGCGGCTGGAGGCGCTGCGCGAGACGGCCGCGGACGAGCGGGTCCGGGTCGTGCTGCTCGACGTCGTCCTCGGGCACGGCGCCCACGCCGACCCGGCCGCCGAGCACGCCCCGGTGATCCGGGACGTGCTGTCCTCCGCCCGGGCCGCCGGCCATGCGCTGGACGTCGTGGTGTCCCTCACCGGCACCGCCGGTGACCCGCAGGGTCGCGACGCCCAGGCCGAGGCGCTCGCCGCCGCCGGCGCCGCCGTCCTGCTGTCCAACGCCGCCGCCACCGAGCTCGCGGTCGACCTCGCCTCTGGAGCCCAGCGATGA
- a CDS encoding DUF2877 domain-containing protein, with protein sequence MPAALPVAAAAPLAPLLDGPPLPARVAVTGRWAAYLLAPPAAAGRPDRVLVIATPDAVVPPCAVVLRAGLTPADLVAVGDEVTVGGGGLRTPAGVLAVRRWWTPPRLPTGTPDRASARVAAALLGELPVLGGPDDARSRALLAAAPAAEAVLAGDVTGAVTALTRVIGLGPGSTPSGDDVAAAVLLAGRAVGAPRLDRTADAVLRAATGRTTPVSMGLLAEAAAGRAVPPVVGALRALLGAAPVEPAVRRLLAVGSTSGTDLATGLVATVAAAVRRTRPRPPQDLSASLRRSA encoded by the coding sequence GTGCCCGCAGCGCTGCCGGTGGCCGCGGCCGCCCCGCTCGCCCCACTGCTCGACGGCCCTCCCCTGCCGGCCCGTGTCGCCGTCACCGGTCGCTGGGCCGCCTACCTCCTCGCCCCACCCGCCGCAGCCGGCCGACCGGACCGAGTGCTCGTGATCGCCACCCCGGACGCCGTCGTCCCGCCGTGCGCCGTCGTGCTGCGCGCCGGCCTGACCCCGGCCGACCTCGTCGCCGTCGGCGACGAGGTGACCGTCGGCGGCGGCGGCCTGCGCACCCCGGCGGGGGTGCTCGCCGTCCGCAGGTGGTGGACACCGCCGCGACTGCCGACCGGCACCCCCGACCGGGCCTCGGCCCGCGTCGCCGCCGCACTGCTCGGCGAGCTGCCGGTCCTCGGTGGGCCCGACGACGCCCGCTCCCGGGCCCTGCTGGCCGCAGCGCCCGCGGCCGAGGCCGTCCTGGCCGGGGACGTCACCGGCGCCGTCACCGCGCTGACCCGGGTGATCGGCCTGGGTCCCGGCTCGACCCCGTCGGGGGACGACGTCGCGGCCGCCGTCCTGCTCGCCGGCCGCGCGGTCGGTGCTCCCCGCCTGGACCGCACCGCCGACGCCGTCCTGCGCGCCGCCACCGGACGTACCACGCCGGTGTCGATGGGGCTGCTCGCCGAGGCGGCCGCCGGCCGTGCCGTCCCGCCGGTCGTCGGCGCGCTGCGGGCCCTGCTCGGTGCCGCCCCGGTGGAACCGGCCGTGCGCCGCCTGCTGGCGGTGGGGTCGACGTCCGGCACCGATCTGGCCACCGGCCTGGTCGCCACCGTCGCCGCGGCCGTCCGGCGCACCCGCCCCCGGCCGCCCCAGGACCTGTCCGCCTCGCTGAGGAGAAGCGCATGA